Proteins co-encoded in one Spirochaetota bacterium genomic window:
- a CDS encoding peptidase U32 family protein — translation MALKTDKKIELVAPAGNLEKLKAAVHYGADAVYFGGQQFNLRATTKNFSIPEIEQAVAYAHEHNVKAIFLLNAFLHECDIPFVTEYIQHIKHIPFDAIMISDPGMALLVKENIQVPLHLSTQMSTLNHLAVKFWALQGISRIVLARETTLEEIKQIRQHTDIELEIFCHGALCISYSGRCLLSRYLSGRDANQGNCSHPCRWKYSLVEEKRPGNHLDIIEYAHGTEILSSKDLCLINRIPDYINAGVNAFKIEGRMKSLYYTANVTRIYRHAIDTFLNGGDSNQYKNFWQNELDLVSHRPYTDDLFNEFDNSSFDGIPYIKKTLFMGYCIDQQKNLVKVFNPIYKGDSYDALYPIVHNQIHDSPITVVDIVVDGTSVPMAQPNTIATIIFDKPLRQWAILRKRL, via the coding sequence ATGGCTTTAAAGACAGACAAAAAAATTGAGCTGGTTGCACCTGCCGGCAATTTAGAAAAACTCAAAGCAGCAGTGCATTACGGTGCAGATGCGGTATATTTTGGTGGTCAGCAGTTTAACTTACGAGCAACCACAAAAAATTTTTCAATACCTGAAATAGAACAGGCGGTAGCGTATGCCCACGAACATAACGTAAAGGCAATATTTTTACTAAATGCTTTTTTGCATGAGTGTGATATACCTTTCGTTACTGAATACATACAACACATAAAACACATTCCATTTGATGCAATCATGATTTCTGATCCAGGAATGGCATTACTGGTGAAAGAAAATATACAAGTTCCTCTGCATCTTTCTACGCAGATGTCAACCTTAAACCACTTAGCAGTAAAATTTTGGGCATTGCAAGGTATATCACGTATTGTGCTAGCAAGAGAAACCACACTTGAAGAAATTAAGCAAATACGCCAGCATACCGATATTGAGCTGGAAATTTTTTGCCATGGTGCTCTGTGCATTTCATATTCAGGCAGGTGCTTGCTCAGCCGCTATCTTTCAGGCCGCGATGCCAATCAGGGCAACTGCTCACATCCCTGCCGGTGGAAATATTCACTGGTTGAAGAAAAGCGGCCAGGCAATCATCTGGATATCATTGAATATGCACATGGGACTGAGATTCTTTCCTCAAAAGATTTGTGTTTAATCAACAGGATACCCGATTATATTAACGCAGGTGTAAACGCATTCAAAATAGAAGGCAGAATGAAATCACTGTACTATACAGCCAATGTAACGCGTATCTACAGGCACGCAATTGATACGTTTTTAAATGGTGGCGATAGTAACCAATATAAGAATTTTTGGCAAAATGAACTTGATCTAGTTAGTCACAGACCATATACTGATGACCTTTTTAATGAGTTTGATAATAGCAGCTTTGACGGTATTCCATACATCAAAAAAACATTATTTATGGGATATTGTATTGATCAGCAAAAAAACCTTGTTAAAGTATTCAACCCTATATACAAAGGCGATAGTTACGATGCACTATATCCTATTGTACATAATCAGATACACGATTCCCCGATAACAGTTGTCGATATTGTAGTGGATGGTACCTCAGTACCAATGGCACAACCCAATACCATAGCAACAATTATATTTGACAAACCTTTACGTCAATGGGCAATTTTACGCAAACGACTATAA
- the hisS gene encoding histidine--tRNA ligase, which translates to MIQKPPGVEDILPDRTPKFNHIVNTAKEVFRLYNYREVILPIMEYTEVFARGIGDGTDIVTKEMFTFEDRGGRSLTLRPEGTASMVRAYVENGEYNRLALCKFFYYGPMFRAERPQKGRLRQFNQFGAELFGSDNPWYDFEVISLMNEITLRLGITEYTLLINSIGCPECRKPYIGELFKYYSEHEDDLCEDCKKRLHTNPLRLLDCKVEGCIALKQNAPKITQFLCQSCKQHFSQTSDLLEKHSINYIHDPLLVRGLDYYTKTTFEFVTTKLGGQNAFAAGGRYNNLVELFGGKPTPAVGFAAGIERIELLLEQLSVTEKLDVYIAYSGDNALPVVMQIAEELRKNNISCDFDPAAKGFKTQFKRADRENAQFSLICGEDELANNCATIKDMHSGDQVSVKQESIISFLLEKLT; encoded by the coding sequence ATGATTCAAAAGCCACCAGGTGTAGAAGATATACTTCCTGACAGGACACCAAAATTTAATCATATAGTTAATACTGCAAAGGAAGTATTCAGGCTATATAATTACCGTGAAGTTATTTTACCAATAATGGAATATACAGAAGTTTTTGCCCGTGGTATAGGAGACGGTACAGATATTGTAACTAAAGAGATGTTTACCTTTGAAGACCGTGGTGGTAGAAGTTTGACCTTACGTCCTGAAGGCACTGCTTCCATGGTACGTGCTTATGTAGAAAACGGTGAATATAACAGACTGGCTTTATGTAAGTTTTTTTATTACGGACCAATGTTCAGAGCTGAACGACCTCAAAAAGGTAGACTGCGCCAGTTTAATCAGTTTGGAGCTGAACTATTTGGCAGTGACAACCCATGGTATGATTTTGAGGTCATATCATTAATGAATGAGATAACTCTGAGATTGGGAATAACAGAATATACTTTGCTAATAAATTCTATTGGATGTCCAGAGTGTCGCAAACCCTATATAGGTGAGTTATTTAAGTATTATTCCGAACATGAAGATGATCTTTGTGAAGATTGTAAAAAACGGTTACACACAAATCCATTGCGACTACTGGATTGTAAAGTTGAAGGATGCATAGCATTAAAACAGAATGCACCAAAAATTACACAATTTTTATGTCAATCGTGTAAACAACACTTTAGCCAAACAAGCGATTTACTTGAAAAACATTCCATTAACTATATTCATGACCCGCTTCTGGTACGAGGTTTAGATTATTACACAAAAACAACATTTGAGTTTGTTACTACAAAATTGGGTGGTCAAAATGCCTTCGCAGCAGGAGGTCGATATAATAATTTAGTTGAATTGTTTGGTGGGAAACCTACTCCCGCTGTTGGATTTGCTGCAGGAATTGAACGCATTGAATTGTTACTGGAACAATTATCTGTAACAGAAAAACTTGACGTATACATTGCATATTCTGGCGACAATGCACTACCTGTTGTTATGCAGATAGCAGAAGAATTACGAAAGAATAATATTTCGTGTGATTTTGACCCTGCGGCAAAAGGTTTTAAAACACAGTTTAAGCGGGCTGATCGTGAAAATGCCCAATTTTCATTGATTTGTGGTGAAGATGAACTGGCAAATAATTGTGCAACTATAAAAGACATGCACTCAGGAGATCAGGTGAGCGTAAAACAAGAGTCAATTATTTCTTTCTTACTGGAAAAATTAACTTAA